A genome region from Brassica oleracea var. oleracea cultivar TO1000 chromosome C2, BOL, whole genome shotgun sequence includes the following:
- the LOC106324844 gene encoding abscisic acid receptor PYL8-like — protein sequence MEARNGMEMNNLEREYIRRQHHKHELVENQCSSTLVKHIQAPVHIVWSLVRRFDQPQKYKPFISRCVVKGDMEIGTVREVDVKSGLPATRSTERLELLDDNEHILSIRIVGGDHRLKNYSSIISLHPERIGGGRMGTLVIESFVVDVPEGNTKDETCYFVEALIKCNLKSLADISQRLAVQDTTGGSP from the exons ATGGAAGCTAGAAACGGGATGGAGATGAATAATCTGGAAAGAGAGTATATAAGGAGGCAGCACCATAAGCATGAGCTTGTGGAGAATCAGTGTAGCTCTACGCTTGTTAAACACATCCAAGCTCCTGTTCATATC GTGTGGTCACTCGTGAGAAGATTTGATCAGCCACAGAAATACAAGCCATTTATCAGTAGATGTGTTGTGAAAGGAGACATGGAGATTGGTACTGTACGAGAAGTTGATGTGAAGTCAGGGTTACCTGCAACTAGAAGCACCGAGAGGTTGGAGTTGCTTGATGACAATGAGCATATTCTCAGCATCAGGATCGTTGGTGGTGATCACAGGCTCAAG AACTATTCTTCGATTATCTCTCTTCACCCTGAGAGGATAGGAGGAGGAAGAATGGGGACACTTGTGATCGAGTCTTTTGTGGTGGATGTACCGGAAGGGAACACAAAGGATGAGACTTGTTACTTTGTGGAAGCTCTAATCAAATGCAATCTTAAATCTTTAGCTGATATCTCCCAACGTCTTGCCGTTCAAGACACAACAGGAGGTTCCCCATGA
- the LOC106322775 gene encoding F-box/kelch-repeat protein At3g18720-like produces MRTRRRDYTAAATQPSTSLPEALTVKPIVPMSGTKRIKSCNAKCKGSKKSKKKKCITTTGLWDRHIPTEILEGILSRLGLHASAVCKTWCESAVSVRKLPCRPWLLHPIDDWTIRGSPYLLLDPLKPHHDQSQKYNLDFPHMRFTPGGMSCSRDGWVLAKSPHLMYAFFFSPFTKKLFVLPLGSIYHLMSRLAFSAAPTSTSCVVISYSRIPQTADFLIETWRPGEATWTTHRFENSVLRRWDKCVFSNGVFYFLSTCGCLGVFDPCEATWNLLPVKPLLFPEVDSPVFLMEHEGDIFVMCSRLDSNHMVFKLNMKQNVWEEKRDLGGLTVFASCPGSFIRACLSAEEMNRIYPSFTDFYLIYGRTSCRPPRTNLSCRVSWVEPPQNNVDLL; encoded by the exons ATGAGGACACGCCGTCGTGACTACACGGCGGCAGCAACTCAGCCGTCGACCTCGTTACCCGAAGCCCTCACAGTGAAGCCCATAGTTCCAATGTCGGGCACAAAAAGAATCAAATC ATGCAATGCAAAATGTAAAGGATCAAAGAAGAGTAAGAAGAAGAAGTGTATAACAACAACAGGACTGTGGGATCGGCATATTCCCACAGAGATCCTGGAGGGGATACTGTCCCGCCTCGGATTACACGCTTCCGCCGTCTGCAAGACATGGTGTGAATCAGCTGTTTCTGTCCGTAAGTTACCGTGTCGCCCATGGCTTCTTCATCCAATAGATGACTGGACCATTCGTGGCTCACCTTACCTCCTTCTTGATCCGTTAAAGCCTCATCATGATCAGTCTCAAAAATACAACCTCGATTTCCCACACATGAGGTTTACGCCTGGTGGAATGTCTTGTTCTAGGGATGGTTGGGTGCTTGCGAAATCACCTCATCTCATGTATGCATTCTTTTTTAGCCCCTTTACCAAGAAGCTCTTCGTATTACCACTGGGGTCAATCTATCATTTAATGTCTCGCCTAGCTTTCTCAGCAGCTCCTACTTCCACTAGCTGTGTGGTCATCTCCTATTCTCGAATACCTCAAACTGCAGATTTTCTGATCGAAACTTGGCGGCCTGGTGAAGCCACATGGACCACCCATCGCTTTGAGAACTCTGTTCTTCGCAGGTGGGACAAATGTGTCTTCTCCAATGGTGTCTTCTACTTTCTCAGTACTTGTGGCTGCCTTGGTGTTTTTGACCCGTGTGAAGCAACCTGGAATCTTCTTCCCGTGAAACCCCTTCTTTTCCCAGAGGTGGATTCTCCAGTGTTCCTCATGGAGCATGAAGGAGACATCTTTGTTATGTGTTCGCGCCTCGACAGCAACCATATGGTGTTTAAACTAAACATGAAACAAAATGTATGGGAAGAGAAGAGAGATCTTGGAGGCTTGACAGTTTTTGCAAGTTGCCCTGGCTCTTTTATAAGAGCTTGTCTCTCCGCAGAGGAGATGAACAGAATCTATCCTTCTTTTACTGATTTTTATTTGATTTATGGCAGAACCTCTTGTCGCCCTCCAAGAACCAATTTGTCTTGCCGCGTCTCTTGGGTAGAACCACCTCAAAACAACGTTGATTTGCTCTGA
- the LOC106323482 gene encoding uncharacterized protein LOC106323482, protein MHWSGNRLRGTDPTEHKSRDHRLPTAIMIPNSTPRCNVDVAWDARTGTCGLGGVFGGSLATPDLSESRTLVSSTLMAEVFAIRLAVMTAAFSNIKSLVILSDSLTFITLLKGKETRPGLFGILFDIHHFSSYFEIISFSFIPRIQNIEVDYVAKAALAEAIVSPYKIIMNE, encoded by the coding sequence ATGCACTGGAGTGGCAATCGGCTCAGGGGTACTGATCCTACCGAGCACAAATCACGTGATCACCGACTCCCCACTGCTATAATGATCCCTAATTCTACACCACGGTGCAATGTGGATGTTGCGTGGGATGCGCGAACTGGAACCTGTGGTTTGGGAGGAGTTTTCGGTGGCTCCCTTGCTACTCCCGATCTGTCTGAATCTCGGACTCTTGTATCTTCTACGTTAATGGCTGAGGTCTTCGCTATTCGTTTGGCGGTCATGACGGCTGCGTTCTCAAACATTAAATCCCTCGTGATCCTCTCTGACTCTCTAACCTTCATCACCCTGCTGAAAGGGAAGGAGACAAGACCAGGGTTGTTTGGAATTTTGTTTGACATTCATCACTTTAGCTCCTATTTCGAAATTATTTCCTTTTCCTTTATTCCTCGCATTCAAAACATTGAGGTTGATTATGTAGCTAAGGCAGCTCTAGCTGAGGCTATTGTTTCCCCGTATAAGATTATTATGAATGAATGA
- the LOC106327412 gene encoding ATP-dependent zinc metalloprotease FTSH 11, chloroplastic/mitochondrial: MSSSTLQASLLLRPPPLHSFKPHHRPLFSSSLTLRFNPQSLSSFYRLSSTLLSSRFHPLPCSLRQDNVASDSDFLPKDSGEVADSAESRLVPELATSDGYEGTISGGEETEGKEEDLEKKSKFKIVVLMMGVWAAIKRAMEKVMEWEWLSWWPFSRQEKRLEKLIAEADANPKDAALQGALLAELNKHIPEAVVQRFEQREHAVDSRGVAEYIRALVVTNSLAEYLPDEQTGKPSTLPTLLQELKHRASGDMDESFVNPGISERQPLHVTMVNPKVSNKSRFAQELVSTILFTVAVGVVWLMGAAALQKYIGSLGGIGTSGVGSSSSYSTKEVNKEITPEKNVKTFKDVKGCDDAKQELEEVVEYLKNPSKFTRLGGKLPKGILLTGAPGTGKTLLAKAIAGEAGVPFFYRAGSEFEEMFVGVGARRVRSLFQAAKKKAPCIIFIDEIDAVGSTRKQWEGHTKKTLHQLLVEMDGFEQNEGIIVMAATNLADILDPALTRPGRFDRHIVVPSPDVRGRQEILELYLQGKPMSDDVDVKAIARGTPGFNGADLANLVNIAAIKAAVEGAEKLSAEQLEFAKDRIVMGTERKTMFVSEDSKKLTAYHESGHAIVALNTKGAHPIHKATIMPRGSALGMVTQLPSNDETSVSKRQLLARLDVCMGGRVAEELIFGQDHITTGASSDLSQATELAQYMVSSCGMSEAIGPVHIKERPSSEMQSRIDAEVVKLLREAYERVKSLLKRHEKQLHTLANALLEYETLTSEDIKRILLPKQEIDKLQEKQEEEGDLVLA; the protein is encoded by the exons ATGTCATCCTCCACTCTCCAAGCTTCTCTTCTCCTCCGTCCTCCTCCTCTCCATTCCTTCAAACCTCACCATCGTCCTCTCTTCTCTTCTTCTCTGACTCTGCGTTTCAATCCTCAATCTCTCTCCAGCTTCTACCGTCTTTCTTCGACTCTTCTCAGCTCTCGATTTCACCCCCTTCCTTGCTCACTCCGCCAAGACAATGTCGCTTCCGACTCCGATTTCCTCCCCAAGGACTCCGGTGAGGTTGCGGATTCCGCAGAGAGTAGATTGGTTCCGGAATTAGCGACAAGCGATGGATACGAGGGAACGATTAGCGGAGGAGAAGAAACTGAGGGTAAAGAGGAAGACTTGGAGAAGAAGAGCAAGTTTAAGATAGTGGTGCTGATGATGGGAGTATGGGCAGCCATAAAAAGAGCTATGGAGAAGGTAATGGAATGGGAGTGGCTTAGCTGGTGGCCTTTCTCTCGCCAAGAGAAGCGTCTCGAGAAACTTATAGCTGAGGCTGACGCTAATCCCAAGGACGCTGCTTTGCAGGGAGCTTTGTTAGCTGAGCTCAACAAGCACAT TCCTGAGGCTGTTGTCCAACGGTTTGAGCAAAGGGAACACGCAGTGGATAGTAGAGGAGTTGCTGAATACATTCGAGCTCTTGTCGTTACTAATTCTCTCGCTGAGTATCTTCCTGACGAACAAACCGGGAAGCCATCTACTCTTCCCACACTG CTGCAAGAGCTGAAGCATCGCGCATCAGGCGATATGGACGAATCATTTGTGAACCCTGGTATATCTGAGAGGCAACCCTTGCATGTTACCATG GTTAATCCGAAAGTCTCAAACAAATCAAGATTTGCACAAGAGCTTGTCTCTACGATCTTGTTCACAGTTGCTGTTGGAGTTGTGTG GTTAATGGGTGCAGCTGCTCTGCAAAAGTATATTGGAAGCCTGGGAGGGATTGGAACTTCGGGTGTTGGTTCAAGTTCTTCTTATTCCACAAAAGAAGTTAACAAAGAAATAACTCCAGAAAAG AACGTCAAAACATTTAAGGATGTAAAGGGTTGTGATGATGCAAAACAAGAGCTTGAGGAGGTGGTAGAGTATCTTAAAAATCCATCAAAGTTTACCCGTCTTGGAGGAAAATTGCCAAAG GGAATTCTTCTTACAGGGGCACCTGGTACTGGAAAGACATTGCTGGCTAAA GCCATTGCTGGAGAAGCTGGAGTACCCTTCTTCTATAGAGCTGGATCTGAATTTGAAGAGAT GTTTGTTGGGGTAGGAGCACGGCGTGTGAGATCCTTGTTTCAGGCAGCTAAGAAAAAG GCGCCTTGTATCATTTTCATTGATGAAATTGATGCTGTTGGGTCCACGAGGAAACAATGGGAAGGGCATACAAAGAAGACATTGCATCAACTACTCGTCGAAATGGATGGTTTTGAGCAGAATGAG GGAATAATAGTTATGGCTGCTACAAACCTGGCTGATATACTTGATCCGGCCCTGACAAGACCGGGTAGATTCGATAGGCAT ATTGTGGTCCCAAGTCCGGATGTCCGTGGACGCCAAGAGATTTTGGAACTCTACCTCCAAGGCAAACCTATGTCAGATGATGTGGATGTTAAAGCAATTGCTCGCGGAACTCCTGGATTCAATGGTGCTG ATCTCGCAAACCTGGTTAATATTGCTGCCATAAAGGCAGCTGTTGAAGGGGCTGAGAAGCTATCCGCTGAGCAGTTGGAATTTGCAAAGGACCGAATAGTTATGGGCACAGAGAGGAAGACGATGTTCGTATCAGAGGACTCTAAAAAG CTCACTGCATACCATGAAAGTGGTCATGCTATTGTTGCTTTGAACACGAAAGGTGCACACCCGATCCACAAAGCAACAATAATGCCACGTGGATCTGCGTTGGGAATGGTTACGCAGCTACCATCGAACGATGAAACATCAGTGAGCAAAAGGCAGCTATTAGCTCGTCTTGATGTATGTATGGGAGGAAGAGTCGCAGAGGAGCTCATCTTTGGCCAGGACCATATCACCACTGGAGCAAGTAGCGATCTCTCCCAGGCCACAGAACTTGCTCAATATATG GTATCGAGCTGTGGGATGAGTGAAGCGATAGGACCAGTTCATATAAAGGAAAGACCAAGTTCTGAAATGCAATCACGCATCGATGCAGAG GTTGTGAAACTTCTTCGAGAGGCATACGAGCGAGTGAAATCTCTCTTGAAACGG CATGAGAAGCAGCTACACACGTTAGCAAACGCACTTCTAGAGTATGAAACGCTAACCTCAGAGGACATAAAGCGTATCCTCCTTCCAAAACAAGAAATAGACAAGTTACAGGAGAAACAAGAAGAAGAAGGAGACTTGGTATTGGCCTAG